From a region of the Panulirus ornatus isolate Po-2019 chromosome 34, ASM3632096v1, whole genome shotgun sequence genome:
- the LOC139759932 gene encoding uncharacterized protein isoform X1, with protein MSSLPEPMTPPPNVTSDPSEGTMSEGERLMQTSHMLDVTVWLLIFSIFTFFFIIIVATLCMQWVERRSSRRRKKKELKRNTMSEQRIIELLGGRGASCATATTRGSRNPTSTTATTTAAGGPSPSTTAAGGPSPSTTSASTTPRCACYSNPTMTVSMVSLPRD; from the exons ATGAGCTCCCTGCCCGAGCCGATGACCCCGCCGCCgaacgtgacctctgacccgtcGGAGGGCACGATGAGCGAGGGCGAGAGGTTGATGCAGACGTCCCACATGCTGGACGTAACTGTGTGGCTCCTCATCTTCTCGATATTcaccttcttcttcatcatcatcgtggCCACCTTGTGCATGCAGTGGGTCGAGAGACGCAG cagcagaaggaggaagaaaaaggaacTGAAGAGGAACACCATGTCGGAGCAGAGGATCATTGAGCTCCTGGGGGGGCGTGGCGCCTCCTGCGCCACGGCTACAACACGGGGATCCAGGAACCCCACTTCGACCACGGCTACTACCACAGCAGCGGGAGGACCATCCCCAAGCACCACAGCAGCGGGAGGGCCATCCCCAAGCACCACGtctgcctctaccacaccaagaTGCGCCTGTTACTCGAACCCGACCATGACGGTGTCTATGGTCTCCTTACCCAGGGACTGA
- the LOC139759932 gene encoding uncharacterized protein isoform X2, protein MSSLPEPMTPPPNVTSDPSEGTMSEGERLMQTSHMLDVTVWLLIFSIFTFFFIIIVATLCMQWVERRSRRRKKKELKRNTMSEQRIIELLGGRGASCATATTRGSRNPTSTTATTTAAGGPSPSTTAAGGPSPSTTSASTTPRCACYSNPTMTVSMVSLPRD, encoded by the exons ATGAGCTCCCTGCCCGAGCCGATGACCCCGCCGCCgaacgtgacctctgacccgtcGGAGGGCACGATGAGCGAGGGCGAGAGGTTGATGCAGACGTCCCACATGCTGGACGTAACTGTGTGGCTCCTCATCTTCTCGATATTcaccttcttcttcatcatcatcgtggCCACCTTGTGCATGCAGTGGGTCGAGAGACGCAG cagaaggaggaagaaaaaggaacTGAAGAGGAACACCATGTCGGAGCAGAGGATCATTGAGCTCCTGGGGGGGCGTGGCGCCTCCTGCGCCACGGCTACAACACGGGGATCCAGGAACCCCACTTCGACCACGGCTACTACCACAGCAGCGGGAGGACCATCCCCAAGCACCACAGCAGCGGGAGGGCCATCCCCAAGCACCACGtctgcctctaccacaccaagaTGCGCCTGTTACTCGAACCCGACCATGACGGTGTCTATGGTCTCCTTACCCAGGGACTGA
- the LOC139759932 gene encoding uncharacterized protein isoform X3: MSSLPEPMTPPPNVTSDPSEGTMSEGERLMQTSHMLDVTVWLLIFSIFTFFFIIIVATLCMQWVERRREELRGESLLLPSGPVPGYITVIVGSQPHIRLVGHYQIHPFHYGATDRFFSAPRTFVPSPTL; this comes from the exons ATGAGCTCCCTGCCCGAGCCGATGACCCCGCCGCCgaacgtgacctctgacccgtcGGAGGGCACGATGAGCGAGGGCGAGAGGTTGATGCAGACGTCCCACATGCTGGACGTAACTGTGTGGCTCCTCATCTTCTCGATATTcaccttcttcttcatcatcatcgtggCCACCTTGTGCATGCAGTGGGTCGAGAGACGCAG GGAGGAGCTACGTGGAGAGAGCCTGCTGCTGCCGTCCGGCCCCGTGCCCGGCTACATAACCGTCATCGTGGGCAGCCAGCCACACATACGGCTCGTGGGCCACTACCAGATCCACCCATTCCACTACGGCGCCACCGACAG attcttcagcgctcccagaaccttcgtcccctcacccaccttatga